CCACGTAGCAGCAGAGGATGCCGCCGGGGACCAGGGCCTTGGAGACGGCCTCCAGGCACTCCCAGGGGGCGAGCATGTCCAGGATGACGCGGTCGACGTCGGTGTCGGACAGGTTGTCCTGGAGGTCGCCGACGGTCAGCTGCCAGGCCGGGTGGGGGCCGCCGAAGTAGCGCTCGACGTTGCCCTTCGCGATCTCGGCGAAGTCCTCGCGGCGCTCGTAGGAGTGCAGCATGCCGCTGTCTCCGATGGCGCGCAGGAGGAAGCTGCTCAGCGATCCCGAGCCCACTCCGGCTTCCACGACGCGCGCGCCGGGGAAGATGTCGGCGAAGGCCAGGATCTGCCCCGCGTCCTTGGGGTAGACCACGGCTGCGCCGCGGGGCATGGACAGGACGTAGTCGGGGAGCAGGGGGCGCAGCGCGAGGTAGGCGACGTTTCCGGTGGTACGGACAACGCTGCCCTCGGGGGCGCCGATCAGTTCGTCGTGCGGGAAAGAACCCTTGTGGGTGTGGAAGTTCTTTCCCTCTTCGAGCGTGAACGTGTAGTGACGGCCCTTGGGGTCGGTCAGCTGAACCTGGTCCCCGACCTTGAAGGGCCCGCGTCGGCGGGCGGCACCGGTCGGTTCGGACATGTGACCAGAGTACCGGGGTTACGCGGACGGTCGTGCCATGGCCTTGACGAAGGCGCGCTCCACGTCGGTGGTGGCGAGGACGCCGTAGATCTCGCCGCTCTCCTCGATGACGAGGTACTCGGTGGCGGGGCTGGCGCGGAGGTGGTCGAGGAGGGGCTGGCCGGTGAGTTCGGCGGGGACCCGCATGCCGTCGGTGAGGTCCTGGGCGAGGGTGCTGACGGTGACCCAGGGGCGGCGGTGCTGGGGTACGGCGGCGATGGCGGCTTCGCGGACGATGCCGGTGGGTTCGCCGGTGCCGTCGACGACGACGAGGGCGCGGGCGCCGGCCTCGTTGGCGCGGCGGAGGGCCTCGGAGAGCGGGGTGGTGGGTTCGACGGGGATGGCGCGGCGGGTGAGGGCGCGGGCGCGGAGCTCGGGGAGGTGCTCGCGGAGGCGGGCCATGCGGAGGCTGTTGCCGGCGCCGGTCCAGATGATGGCGGCGAGGATCGCGGCGAGGAGTGCGTCGGTGACGGTCTCGAAGCCGCTGATGTCGGCGGTGGAGTTGCCGAGGAGGCCGGTGCGGGTGAGCAGGGGGAGGCCGACGAGGACGAGGACGGCGAGGGCGCGGCCGACCCAGGCGGCGGCGACGGTGCCGCTCATGGGCTTGCCGGTGATCTTCCAGACGACGGCGCGGAGCATCCGGCCGCCGTCGAGGGGCAGGCCGGGGAGCAGGTTGAAGAT
This is a stretch of genomic DNA from Streptomyces sp. R44. It encodes these proteins:
- a CDS encoding tRNA (adenine-N1)-methyltransferase, coding for MSEPTGAARRRGPFKVGDQVQLTDPKGRHYTFTLEEGKNFHTHKGSFPHDELIGAPEGSVVRTTGNVAYLALRPLLPDYVLSMPRGAAVVYPKDAGQILAFADIFPGARVVEAGVGSGSLSSFLLRAIGDSGMLHSYERREDFAEIAKGNVERYFGGPHPAWQLTVGDLQDNLSDTDVDRVILDMLAPWECLEAVSKALVPGGILCCYVATTTQLARTVESIREFGCYAEPQPWESMIRNWHVEGLAVRPDHRMIGHTGFLVTARRLADGVEPPMRRRRPAKGAYGEDYEGPNKS
- a CDS encoding site-2 protease family protein; translated protein: MGRPFGVPVYVAPSWFVVAALITWVFGDQIDRVLPELGAARYLVSLFFAVAFYASVLVHELAHTIAALRFKLPVRRIQLQFFGGVSEIEKETETPGREFVLAFVGPLLSLVLAGVFYLTLYAVEPGTVPGVLLGGLMISNLIVAIFNLLPGLPLDGGRMLRAVVWKITGKPMSGTVAAAWVGRALAVLVLVGLPLLTRTGLLGNSTADISGFETVTDALLAAILAAIIWTGAGNSLRMARLREHLPELRARALTRRAIPVEPTTPLSEALRRANEAGARALVVVDGTGEPTGIVREAAIAAVPQHRRPWVTVSTLAQDLTDGMRVPAELTGQPLLDHLRASPATEYLVIEESGEIYGVLATTDVERAFVKAMARPSA